Proteins encoded together in one Roseiconus lacunae window:
- a CDS encoding DUF1294 domain-containing protein has product MTLNLVLGYVVIVAILSSVTFLVYWVDKRRAQSDRWRTSEKTLHLLALFGGWPGAWIAQQKLRHKTRKRRFRIVYYATVVGHLLAVTTIAYCLSNSQ; this is encoded by the coding sequence GTGACGCTCAATCTTGTTCTCGGATACGTGGTGATCGTAGCGATCCTAAGCTCGGTTACGTTTCTTGTGTACTGGGTTGATAAACGTCGCGCTCAATCGGATCGGTGGCGAACGTCGGAAAAGACGCTGCATCTACTCGCGTTATTTGGCGGTTGGCCCGGTGCCTGGATCGCCCAGCAGAAACTGCGTCACAAAACGCGAAAGCGACGCTTTCGAATCGTGTACTACGCCACGGTCGTTGGCCATCTCCTTGCCGTGACTACAATCGCGTACTGCCTGTCGAATTCCCAGTGA
- a CDS encoding PQQ-binding-like beta-propeller repeat protein, which produces MTVAVRSVLFFTACLLLLGICQGEEWYRWRGPNLDGRTVQANWSGRFRGDQANIKWRASVGTGFSSFVATDELVFTSGHIDGQTIVNALSRESGDVAWKFAFEAPLDDRDFEGGPTSTPTIDGPFIYVVSRLGELFCLDRLTGQLSWKVNVANQADVRLPGWGCAGAPLVVGNLVIINIGESGVALNKDDGRIVWRSEDRESGYATPVPLKSDEKDAVVIASGKSYKAVTLESGEELWSIRWLTSFNCNAADPIIHDGQMFLSSGYNRGAALYQLGGTDPKVVWKSKEMKNQIHASVLLDESLFGIDGDMEAGARFRCLDWGTGEVLWSEEELRPGGFTLVDDAILLLTEDGDLVTAPATRQGWTPTSRVHVLDGKCWTAPVFSNGQIFCRTIQGEVVCVEVTQ; this is translated from the coding sequence ATGACCGTTGCTGTTCGATCCGTTTTGTTTTTTACAGCGTGCTTACTGCTACTTGGGATCTGCCAAGGCGAAGAGTGGTACCGATGGCGAGGGCCGAATTTAGACGGCCGGACGGTTCAGGCCAACTGGTCGGGAAGGTTTCGGGGAGATCAGGCAAACATCAAGTGGCGAGCCTCGGTTGGCACCGGTTTTTCATCTTTTGTAGCCACCGACGAGCTAGTTTTTACCAGCGGCCACATCGACGGGCAAACGATCGTCAACGCTCTTAGCCGAGAAAGTGGTGACGTCGCTTGGAAATTTGCGTTTGAAGCTCCACTTGATGACCGAGATTTCGAAGGCGGCCCAACTTCGACACCGACGATTGATGGCCCATTCATTTATGTCGTTAGCCGACTAGGTGAACTATTTTGTTTAGACCGCTTGACCGGTCAGTTGTCGTGGAAAGTCAATGTTGCCAACCAAGCAGACGTGCGGTTGCCCGGCTGGGGATGCGCCGGTGCACCATTGGTCGTCGGCAACTTGGTGATTATTAATATTGGTGAATCCGGCGTCGCGCTCAACAAAGACGACGGGAGAATCGTATGGCGTTCTGAAGATCGCGAAAGTGGCTATGCGACACCGGTACCGCTGAAATCCGACGAGAAAGACGCAGTGGTGATCGCATCGGGCAAGTCATACAAAGCGGTAACGCTGGAGTCGGGTGAGGAACTATGGTCGATTCGCTGGCTGACCAGTTTCAACTGCAACGCCGCGGATCCGATCATCCACGATGGTCAGATGTTTCTTTCATCCGGCTACAACCGTGGTGCGGCGTTATATCAACTCGGCGGAACGGACCCCAAAGTTGTTTGGAAGTCCAAGGAAATGAAGAACCAAATTCATGCGTCCGTCCTGCTCGATGAGAGTTTATTTGGGATCGACGGTGACATGGAGGCGGGGGCACGTTTTCGATGTTTGGATTGGGGTACCGGTGAAGTCCTCTGGTCCGAAGAGGAGCTGCGTCCGGGAGGATTCACACTGGTTGATGATGCGATTCTGCTGTTGACCGAAGACGGTGATTTAGTAACAGCGCCGGCGACTCGTCAAGGATGGACGCCGACATCACGGGTGCACGTGCTCGACGGCAAATGCTGGACCGCGCCCGTCTTTTCAAATGGTCAGATCTTTTGCCGTACGATTCAGGGTGAGGTCGTTTGTGTGGAAGTCACCCAGTAA
- a CDS encoding lipopolysaccharide biosynthesis protein encodes MEPFAASNENRSHFSSVIAGILIGANVTGVMLSYALTLFLARTLDSNQFDSFVGAIAVLTMLGAVSEAGVGKYGYKRLPLADQASDTSERNAYLRFAKRTVFLCSAIFVACGIFLESALPNEAVEFTSITSVLFIPAVAGCGVAVDLLIASQSPITGTLIARALVPTITLSLIVVGSQTIRGFDATMAVICFGIGSTLGLLLCAALLQRFRWMGKTNVGEIQWQHWISRSLSYFAVTCAITWLFKAPLVMLHHLPHSAAELGLLAPAFETGCLVLLLSKSADKYYLPMLAVAIDQGDIETDERLRRRRQSLIGGAACIFWLAIVLIGKQILSLFGPQFVVSYPALLWVTTGACIWTLFSLSPSALLFMRRSKQLGLNLIFHSLALMVLIPIAFYQHGNTGVAFVFAVCLASTAAIARIQESIAWKSESETMAT; translated from the coding sequence ATGGAACCCTTCGCCGCATCGAACGAGAATCGCTCGCATTTCTCGTCAGTGATCGCGGGGATCCTGATCGGGGCAAACGTCACCGGTGTCATGCTCAGCTATGCGTTGACACTGTTCCTCGCCCGGACATTAGATTCAAACCAGTTCGATAGCTTCGTCGGAGCGATCGCCGTCTTGACGATGCTAGGTGCCGTTTCCGAAGCCGGCGTTGGCAAATACGGCTACAAACGCCTCCCGCTTGCCGACCAAGCATCCGACACGAGCGAACGAAACGCATATTTGCGATTTGCGAAGCGGACCGTGTTTCTTTGTAGTGCGATCTTCGTCGCTTGTGGAATCTTTTTAGAGTCAGCCCTGCCCAACGAAGCCGTCGAGTTCACGTCCATCACCTCGGTACTGTTTATCCCCGCCGTTGCCGGTTGCGGTGTCGCGGTGGATCTTCTAATCGCAAGTCAATCGCCGATTACCGGAACCTTGATCGCCCGGGCTTTAGTGCCCACGATCACGTTGTCCCTCATTGTCGTTGGTTCCCAGACGATTCGCGGCTTTGACGCGACGATGGCCGTGATCTGTTTCGGCATCGGCAGCACACTCGGGCTACTTCTCTGCGCCGCTTTGCTCCAGCGCTTTCGATGGATGGGCAAAACAAATGTCGGTGAAATCCAGTGGCAACACTGGATTTCACGAAGCCTGTCGTACTTTGCCGTCACTTGTGCGATCACATGGCTCTTCAAAGCACCGCTCGTCATGCTGCACCACTTACCGCACTCGGCGGCTGAGCTAGGTTTGCTGGCCCCGGCATTTGAAACGGGATGCTTGGTATTGTTGTTATCCAAATCGGCAGACAAGTATTACCTTCCGATGCTTGCCGTTGCGATCGATCAAGGCGACATCGAAACAGACGAGCGTTTGCGTCGCCGGCGTCAATCATTGATCGGTGGCGCCGCGTGCATTTTCTGGCTCGCCATTGTACTGATCGGCAAACAAATCTTGTCCCTGTTCGGACCACAGTTCGTCGTTTCTTATCCGGCGTTACTTTGGGTCACAACGGGGGCATGTATTTGGACTCTTTTTTCATTGTCGCCATCGGCTTTACTGTTCATGCGGCGTTCGAAACAATTGGGACTGAACCTGATCTTTCATTCGCTGGCGCTGATGGTTCTGATCCCAATTGCGTTTTATCAACACGGAAACACCGGCGTCGCCTTTGTCTTTGCGGTCTGCTTGGCATCGACCGCCGCGATCGCTCGGATCCAAGAGTCCATTGCCTGGAAATCTGAGTCAGAGACGATGGCAACCTAG
- a CDS encoding DUF1592 domain-containing protein, whose protein sequence is MSPQRFRPQILLLNFVLMDLLNRWRFCVATGIITCGIASYFGGLAIAEELPGRETEDSKVTPATDDAGPSFQNDIVPILQRYCYDCHGYGEREGNFVIDSFESEDEATAVPEFWWRVLKNLRAGVMPPMGSDQLTDMEMATVKDWIKRGPFAIDFDNLDPGPITVRRLNRQEYGNTVRALMGVEFDETLLFPADDSGHGFDNVADALMVSPLLLDKYLQAAELIVERSVPKVTKIVPRQVFRGRDFVSDDRRSKRNGRSLDGKKQEKVAREFEIETAGRYNVSIGTKQHGSFEFDPARYHVTCRIDEEVAFVSELGWDENKLTTVESIEQWDAGKHRIAFEIRPVELASDSEVAESIEEESDTHVHFEVYRVEIEGPIGTDQRVHPPNYERFFTRDSPPTEPDQRRSYAAEVLERFATRAYRGEVDQVTIDRLVGLAETVYSQPGETFETGIGRAIVGVLSSPRFLFRIESAANSSPDAKYAPVDEISLASRLSYFLWSSMPDEELVRLAENGELRANLSDQIDRMLDDRRSDAFISNFVGQWLRTRDVINANVDASVVMGHAEELEKLRDWFRSLPRGFFRGRDSMSEEHREKFARFREIRREVERIDDDLKRSIRDETEQFVEYVIRNDVSLLDLLDCDYTFLNAELAEHYGIEHVKGEKMRRVDLPSDSPRGGLLTQASMLMVTSNPTRTSPVKRGLFILDNILGTPAPPAPGVVPELEESADHFGDREPTLRELLSVHREDALCASCHARMDPLGLALENFDALGMWRETDRGTPVEPQGELVTGETFRDVRELKALLRNNHADAFYRCVTEKLLVFAVGRGVEFTDEQTIDQIVDRLRESDGRFSVLVHAVVESAPFQKQRLLPSTKQDNLSKGDQE, encoded by the coding sequence ATGTCGCCGCAACGATTTCGGCCGCAGATCCTACTGCTGAATTTTGTTCTAATGGATCTATTGAATCGCTGGCGTTTTTGCGTCGCTACTGGAATCATTACTTGCGGGATTGCGTCTTACTTTGGTGGATTGGCAATCGCCGAAGAATTACCTGGCCGTGAGACTGAGGATTCGAAGGTCACCCCGGCAACGGATGACGCTGGTCCGTCATTTCAGAATGACATCGTGCCGATTTTGCAGCGGTACTGTTACGATTGCCACGGTTACGGTGAACGCGAAGGAAACTTTGTTATCGATTCGTTCGAGTCAGAAGACGAGGCCACGGCGGTACCGGAGTTCTGGTGGCGGGTGTTGAAGAATCTTCGCGCCGGGGTGATGCCGCCAATGGGGTCAGATCAGCTGACCGATATGGAAATGGCGACCGTGAAGGACTGGATCAAACGTGGTCCGTTTGCAATCGATTTCGATAATCTCGATCCGGGACCGATCACGGTCCGGCGTTTGAACCGCCAAGAGTACGGCAACACGGTTCGTGCACTGATGGGAGTTGAGTTTGACGAGACGTTGCTGTTTCCGGCAGATGATTCCGGGCATGGCTTCGACAACGTCGCAGACGCTTTGATGGTGTCGCCGTTGTTGTTGGACAAGTATTTACAAGCGGCTGAGCTTATTGTGGAGCGTTCCGTACCGAAGGTGACAAAGATCGTGCCTCGACAAGTTTTTCGGGGACGAGATTTTGTCTCGGACGACCGACGTTCAAAACGCAATGGGCGATCGCTTGACGGCAAAAAACAAGAAAAGGTCGCGCGTGAATTCGAGATCGAAACCGCAGGACGATACAACGTCTCGATCGGTACCAAACAACATGGATCTTTCGAGTTTGACCCAGCTCGCTATCACGTCACTTGCCGTATTGATGAAGAGGTTGCTTTTGTCAGTGAACTCGGTTGGGACGAAAATAAACTGACGACCGTGGAATCAATTGAACAGTGGGACGCGGGCAAGCACCGTATCGCCTTTGAGATACGACCGGTCGAGCTAGCGTCGGATAGCGAAGTGGCGGAATCGATCGAAGAAGAAAGTGATACCCACGTTCACTTCGAAGTTTACCGGGTGGAGATCGAAGGACCGATAGGGACCGATCAACGTGTTCATCCACCGAATTACGAACGCTTTTTCACCCGAGACTCACCCCCAACCGAACCGGATCAACGCCGATCATATGCGGCAGAAGTGCTGGAGCGTTTCGCCACCCGAGCGTATCGGGGCGAGGTCGATCAAGTCACGATCGACCGGTTGGTAGGGCTGGCCGAGACGGTTTATTCGCAGCCGGGAGAAACGTTCGAAACCGGTATCGGGCGTGCGATCGTCGGCGTGCTTTCATCGCCAAGGTTCTTGTTCCGTATTGAATCGGCGGCTAATTCATCTCCCGATGCAAAGTACGCGCCGGTCGATGAGATTTCATTAGCGTCGCGGTTATCGTACTTCCTATGGTCCTCGATGCCTGACGAAGAGTTGGTGCGTCTGGCGGAAAACGGTGAATTGCGGGCCAATTTGAGCGATCAGATTGATCGGATGTTGGATGATCGGCGGTCCGACGCATTTATTTCCAACTTTGTTGGTCAATGGTTGCGGACGCGAGATGTGATCAACGCCAACGTGGATGCCAGCGTTGTGATGGGGCACGCGGAGGAGTTAGAGAAACTTCGCGATTGGTTTCGCAGTCTTCCGCGCGGCTTTTTCCGAGGCCGAGACAGCATGAGTGAAGAGCACCGTGAGAAGTTTGCCCGCTTTCGTGAGATCCGACGCGAAGTCGAACGAATCGATGATGATTTGAAGCGTTCGATCCGAGATGAGACTGAGCAGTTTGTCGAGTATGTGATTCGCAACGATGTCAGCCTGCTAGATCTGTTGGACTGTGACTACACATTCCTGAACGCGGAACTTGCCGAGCACTATGGGATTGAGCACGTCAAGGGAGAAAAGATGCGGCGAGTCGATCTGCCGAGCGACAGTCCGCGCGGCGGCTTGTTGACTCAGGCGTCGATGTTAATGGTGACTTCGAATCCGACACGCACGTCGCCGGTCAAACGCGGCTTATTTATCTTGGACAACATTCTGGGCACGCCTGCTCCCCCGGCTCCCGGCGTGGTGCCTGAACTGGAAGAATCGGCAGACCATTTTGGTGATCGCGAACCGACACTTCGCGAGTTGTTATCGGTTCATCGAGAGGACGCGCTTTGTGCGTCTTGTCATGCCCGCATGGATCCGTTGGGATTGGCGTTGGAGAACTTCGATGCGCTCGGAATGTGGCGCGAGACTGACCGAGGAACTCCGGTCGAACCTCAAGGTGAACTGGTGACCGGGGAAACGTTCCGTGACGTGCGGGAGTTAAAGGCACTACTGCGAAATAATCATGCCGATGCATTTTACCGCTGCGTCACCGAAAAGCTGTTGGTATTCGCCGTGGGACGGGGAGTGGAATTCACTGACGAACAAACGATCGATCAAATTGTCGATCGCCTGCGCGAAAGTGACGGGCGATTCAGTGTGCTCGTTCATGCGGTCGTCGAGTCGGCGCCGTTTCAAAAACAACGCTTGCTACCTTCGACGAAGCAAGACAATCTATCCAAGGGGGATCAAGAATGA
- a CDS encoding PIG-L deacetylase family protein has protein sequence MAIDSRTVLVFSFLWISVGFMYGDPGTAVAQDGKLRIICFGAHPDDAEYKSGGTAALWAEQGHHVKLVSVTNGDIGHWQMSGGALAKRRTAESALVAKRLGVESLVMDIHDGELMPTLENRRKITRAIRQWNADIVIAHRPWDYHPDHRYVGVLVQDAAYMVTVPFFCPDTPPLKKNPVFLYSSDRFQKPYPFRADVAVDVGSVFEKKVDALMALESQTFEGGALGSAEKMANAPPANAPEARRQWLHERWVKRQSAEAQQHRNALIRWYGEDRAMQIDYAEAFEICEYGRQPSDDEIRELFPFLPKK, from the coding sequence ATGGCGATTGATAGTCGGACAGTTTTGGTGTTTTCGTTCTTATGGATCTCGGTCGGCTTCATGTACGGTGATCCCGGAACCGCGGTCGCCCAAGACGGAAAGCTCAGGATCATTTGTTTTGGCGCCCACCCTGATGACGCTGAATACAAGAGCGGTGGGACTGCCGCGTTGTGGGCCGAACAAGGGCACCACGTCAAACTTGTTTCGGTGACCAATGGCGACATCGGACATTGGCAAATGTCGGGCGGAGCGCTTGCCAAGCGTCGCACAGCAGAGTCTGCCTTGGTGGCGAAACGATTGGGGGTTGAGTCGCTGGTGATGGACATTCACGATGGCGAGTTGATGCCGACATTGGAAAACCGTCGGAAAATCACCCGCGCGATCCGCCAGTGGAATGCCGATATCGTGATTGCTCATCGGCCGTGGGATTACCATCCCGATCACCGCTATGTCGGTGTACTCGTTCAGGATGCCGCATATATGGTGACGGTACCTTTCTTTTGTCCCGATACACCACCTCTGAAGAAAAATCCGGTATTCCTGTATTCCAGCGATCGATTTCAGAAACCGTACCCATTTCGCGCCGATGTCGCGGTTGATGTTGGTTCGGTATTCGAAAAGAAAGTTGACGCACTGATGGCACTGGAGTCACAAACGTTCGAAGGCGGTGCGCTCGGTAGTGCCGAAAAAATGGCGAACGCGCCACCAGCCAATGCTCCCGAGGCACGGCGACAGTGGCTGCATGAACGTTGGGTAAAACGTCAGAGTGCCGAAGCACAGCAGCATCGCAACGCACTGATTCGTTGGTATGGAGAAGACCGTGCAATGCAAATTGACTACGCCGAAGCGTTTGAGATCTGCGAATATGGTCGGCAGCCATCGGATGACGAGATTCGCGAACTGTTCCCGTTCTTGCCAAAGAAGTAA
- a CDS encoding peroxiredoxin-like family protein, which produces MNQTTTPHPSPRWYATILNAAATYNLVWGAWVVLRPGDFFDWFDLTPPAYPAIWQCVGMIVGVYGIGYAIAARNPLRHWPLVLVGFLGKALGPIGIAWNVLQGDLSPAWVWITVFNDLVWLFPFAAILFAAFDHANRPAVSTDDQPAERLNELMRTHRGDSIASLSVDRSVLVVFLRHAGCTFCREALGDLQKQRAGIEAAGGEIVLVHMGDNELDVELFESYGLADTHRISDPGCRLYRAYGLQRGGPGQLFPLSVWWRGFSAAIINRHGVGKLIGDGFQMPGAFLVRDNAIVKAYRHRTSGSRPDYLELAACEVTDSQVQPLAC; this is translated from the coding sequence GTGAATCAGACCACCACGCCTCATCCGTCGCCACGCTGGTACGCGACGATATTGAATGCCGCCGCGACCTACAACCTTGTATGGGGAGCATGGGTGGTGCTGCGCCCCGGTGACTTTTTTGACTGGTTTGATCTCACCCCGCCGGCGTATCCTGCGATCTGGCAGTGTGTCGGCATGATCGTAGGGGTGTATGGGATAGGTTATGCGATTGCCGCTCGGAATCCCCTCCGACACTGGCCATTGGTGCTCGTCGGCTTTTTAGGGAAGGCACTCGGACCGATCGGGATCGCGTGGAACGTTCTGCAAGGTGATCTGTCGCCCGCTTGGGTTTGGATCACTGTGTTCAATGACTTGGTCTGGCTGTTTCCGTTTGCCGCAATCTTGTTTGCGGCGTTCGATCACGCGAATCGGCCGGCGGTGAGTACCGATGACCAGCCCGCTGAACGGCTGAATGAATTGATGCGGACTCACCGAGGCGACTCAATCGCATCGCTTTCGGTTGACCGGTCGGTGTTGGTCGTCTTTTTGCGTCATGCCGGATGTACGTTCTGTCGTGAAGCATTGGGGGACTTGCAGAAGCAACGCGCCGGTATCGAAGCCGCGGGCGGCGAGATCGTTTTAGTTCACATGGGCGACAACGAACTCGATGTCGAACTGTTCGAGTCGTACGGCCTGGCCGACACGCATCGAATCAGCGACCCCGGTTGCCGCCTGTATCGAGCCTACGGTCTCCAACGAGGCGGGCCCGGCCAGTTGTTTCCCCTTTCTGTTTGGTGGCGAGGCTTCAGCGCCGCGATTATCAATCGGCATGGGGTGGGGAAGCTGATCGGGGATGGGTTCCAAATGCCCGGTGCCTTCCTTGTGCGAGACAATGCGATCGTCAAAGCGTATCGGCACCGCACCTCTGGCTCCCGCCCCGACTACTTAGAATTGGCCGCATGCGAAGTCACCGATTCGCAAGTTCAGCCGCTGGCGTGTTGA
- a CDS encoding DUF1552 domain-containing protein, with protein MNRRNRLALSRRGFLRSGGLSVAIPAMASLPKRASASEQALGAEPRAVTETGAPLRMAFMSIPNGVQQEHWFPKNGFELNETMMALEDLKADFQVISNLDHINATPGPDGAGDHARANATFLTGLRARKTAGSDIRCGISVDQVAAQNVGSVTRIPSLELTSDLIRNSGSCDSGYACAYQYNLAWSSESTPVTPEANPRLVFERLFGAGSKSERAKNYQTRLATKKSVLDFVLEEGRDIQRQLATADNRKFDEYFSVVRDMERRIEMAEHFKDPPKTDRDTPAGIPKDFGDYMTLMYDMLHLAFQTDSTRVATLLLAYDGSNRTFPQLGIPEGHHWLTHSQRDEALAKKVAKIDQFYVEHFARFLNKMRQTEDVDGNSLLHNSMIIYGGAIADGNRHTHENLPVILAGNAGGKITTGRFYEPKKQPMSNLFVSMLNLIGVPTTQFGDSDGQLELS; from the coding sequence ATGAATCGAAGAAATCGACTTGCGCTCAGCCGTCGAGGATTCCTGCGAAGCGGTGGATTGTCCGTAGCCATTCCCGCGATGGCGTCGCTTCCCAAGCGTGCGAGCGCAAGCGAACAGGCGTTGGGTGCCGAACCGAGAGCGGTTACCGAGACAGGCGCGCCGCTGCGAATGGCATTTATGTCGATTCCGAACGGCGTGCAGCAAGAGCATTGGTTTCCCAAAAATGGTTTCGAACTAAACGAAACAATGATGGCACTCGAAGACCTGAAGGCTGACTTCCAGGTTATCAGTAATCTCGATCACATCAATGCAACCCCTGGCCCTGACGGTGCCGGAGATCACGCACGAGCCAACGCGACTTTTTTGACAGGTTTACGAGCACGAAAGACGGCCGGCAGCGACATCCGTTGCGGGATCTCGGTCGATCAAGTCGCCGCACAAAACGTAGGCTCCGTGACTCGCATTCCGTCACTCGAATTGACATCCGACCTCATTCGCAATTCCGGCAGTTGTGATTCGGGCTACGCTTGTGCTTATCAATACAATTTGGCTTGGAGTTCCGAATCGACACCGGTCACGCCCGAAGCCAATCCTCGTCTCGTGTTCGAACGACTATTCGGTGCGGGATCGAAGTCCGAGCGGGCAAAGAACTACCAGACGCGACTGGCGACGAAGAAGAGTGTGTTGGATTTTGTCTTGGAAGAAGGACGCGATATCCAGCGTCAGCTCGCCACCGCGGACAATCGAAAGTTTGACGAGTACTTTTCGGTCGTCCGTGATATGGAACGTCGGATCGAGATGGCGGAGCACTTCAAAGATCCACCGAAAACCGATCGTGACACACCGGCTGGGATCCCCAAGGACTTCGGGGACTATATGACGCTGATGTATGACATGCTGCATCTCGCTTTCCAGACTGATTCGACGAGAGTCGCGACACTACTTTTGGCCTATGACGGCAGCAACCGAACGTTTCCGCAGCTAGGCATTCCCGAGGGCCACCATTGGTTAACCCACAGTCAGCGTGATGAGGCGTTAGCCAAAAAAGTTGCCAAGATCGATCAATTCTACGTTGAACACTTCGCCCGGTTTTTGAACAAGATGCGGCAAACCGAAGATGTCGATGGCAATAGCTTGCTTCACAATTCGATGATCATTTACGGCGGCGCGATCGCGGACGGCAATCGCCATACGCACGAGAACTTACCCGTGATTCTTGCCGGAAACGCAGGCGGGAAAATTACGACGGGGCGATTTTACGAACCCAAAAAGCAACCGATGTCGAACCTTTTTGTTAGCATGTTGAACTTGATCGGCGTCCCCACAACTCAGTTTGGTGACTCCGACGGTCAACTGGAACTGAGTTAG
- a CDS encoding Gfo/Idh/MocA family protein — protein MHLKRRSFLTGTTAAAALTAAPAIHAASKDKQYRVALIGSGWWGMNILREAISAGNTKVVALCDVDQDRLEINAEEVNDLSGDSPNVYGDFRELFDKESVDIAIIATPDHWHALQTIAAINAGAHVFIEKPTGHTIGESQAMLDVSQRSDRIVQVGLHRRIGPHHVSAMRFLKDGGAGDIGMVRMFVHSKGGEERPTRNDEPPENLDWEMYCGPAPLRPYCRRIHPGGFRNFLDFANGTLGDWGVHWLDQVLWWADQEMPKSVHSVGGRPIAGEAVLNDREQTTDAPDHQIATYQFENFSAHWEHRRFAGKGPEQSSVGCYFLGTKGTVHIGWRDGWTFYPSDEKKPTIHEDAQLQEPDGHNIRLLWADFIGAIESGRRPIADISVGHQATTLSLLGMLSMKLGRSVRWDSEKQTIPGDTEAQALMRRDYRGDWTYPG, from the coding sequence ATGCATCTAAAACGTCGAAGTTTTTTGACCGGCACGACCGCCGCCGCCGCGCTGACCGCTGCTCCCGCAATTCATGCCGCATCAAAAGACAAGCAGTACCGCGTGGCGTTGATCGGTTCGGGATGGTGGGGAATGAATATTCTGCGCGAAGCGATCTCGGCGGGGAACACCAAGGTCGTCGCGCTGTGTGACGTCGATCAAGATCGTTTGGAAATCAACGCCGAAGAAGTGAACGACTTGTCCGGTGATAGCCCGAACGTCTACGGCGACTTTCGAGAGTTGTTCGACAAAGAATCGGTCGACATCGCGATCATTGCGACACCCGACCACTGGCATGCCTTGCAAACGATTGCTGCGATCAACGCCGGGGCACATGTCTTTATTGAAAAGCCCACCGGGCACACGATTGGTGAAAGCCAGGCGATGCTGGATGTATCGCAGCGATCCGATCGTATTGTCCAGGTCGGACTGCATCGACGGATCGGACCGCATCATGTGTCCGCGATGAGATTTTTAAAAGACGGCGGTGCGGGAGATATTGGGATGGTGCGAATGTTCGTGCATTCCAAAGGTGGTGAAGAAAGGCCGACACGAAATGACGAACCACCAGAGAACCTTGATTGGGAGATGTATTGCGGGCCGGCGCCACTGCGACCGTATTGCCGGCGTATCCATCCCGGTGGCTTCAGGAACTTTCTTGATTTCGCCAACGGAACTCTCGGTGATTGGGGTGTCCATTGGCTCGATCAAGTGCTTTGGTGGGCCGACCAGGAGATGCCAAAATCTGTGCACTCGGTCGGCGGGCGCCCGATCGCTGGCGAGGCGGTGTTGAACGATCGTGAGCAAACGACGGATGCACCCGATCATCAAATCGCGACGTACCAATTCGAAAATTTTTCAGCTCATTGGGAGCACCGGCGCTTCGCAGGCAAAGGCCCCGAGCAATCAAGTGTCGGCTGCTATTTTTTAGGGACGAAGGGAACCGTCCATATCGGCTGGCGAGACGGATGGACGTTCTACCCGTCTGACGAAAAGAAGCCGACGATTCACGAAGACGCGCAATTGCAGGAGCCCGATGGTCACAACATTCGGCTCTTGTGGGCTGACTTCATCGGCGCGATCGAATCTGGTCGTCGGCCAATCGCTGACATCTCGGTCGGACACCAAGCGACGACGCTCAGCCTGCTCGGAATGCTGTCGATGAAGCTGGGGCGAAGCGTTCGCTGGGATTCGGAAAAGCAAACGATCCCAGGGGACACGGAGGCTCAAGCGTTGATGCGACGTGACTACCGCGGCGATTGGACCTATCCCGGTTAA
- a CDS encoding acyl-CoA thioesterase — translation MLEHRIQHRVRYDECDPMGFVHHSVYLQYFEIGRTELLRASGGRYRDMEDAGLLVVVVNVNCRYHQPARYDDLIDIQTKIAKMTVGKITHEYTVFREGQKLVSAEVILAVIDRNGKVQRVPQSLLDQYESQLPER, via the coding sequence ATGCTGGAACACCGAATCCAACATCGCGTCCGATATGACGAATGCGATCCGATGGGCTTTGTCCATCACAGCGTTTACCTGCAGTACTTTGAAATCGGCCGAACCGAATTGCTACGGGCTAGCGGCGGTCGCTATCGAGACATGGAAGACGCTGGGCTGCTGGTCGTTGTTGTGAATGTCAACTGTCGTTATCACCAACCGGCCCGCTACGACGACTTGATCGACATCCAAACCAAGATCGCCAAGATGACCGTCGGCAAGATCACTCACGAGTACACCGTGTTTCGCGAAGGGCAAAAACTGGTCAGCGCAGAAGTCATCCTTGCGGTGATCGATCGCAACGGAAAAGTCCAGCGGGTTCCGCAGAGCCTGCTCGATCAATACGAATCTCAACTGCCAGAGCGTTAG